The proteins below are encoded in one region of Chiloscyllium punctatum isolate Juve2018m chromosome 9, sChiPun1.3, whole genome shotgun sequence:
- the LOC140481107 gene encoding olfactory receptor 52E2-like, which produces MNHSALRYTEFILQGVPNGDGYDLVIFISFLLVYIVIIVANLTIMFLVKTESNLHSPMYYLLCILAGIDIILSSVTIPKILAMYSFQSKIISLEACVTQMFFVYCTALSESTLLVAMAYDRYVAICQPFNYHKLKLRYVLSAVALIIFLRAMLFVAVAALLTQATYCRSNFIQNCYCNYGSLSKLACQGVTASDAITYPLSFLITLPDSSLIIFSYFKIFKVAFHASQGEARSKALNTCTSHCCVLMLFYTSALFEFTMYLVPSIFSSELHFVVAVTFAIFQPIFNPIIYGVRTKEIRNSFLKLLGRRRVTDGS; this is translated from the coding sequence ATGAATCATAGCGCCTTGCGGTATACTGAGTTCATCCTGCAAGGTGTCCCTAATGGTGATGGGTATGACCTCGTGATATTCATCTCCTTTCTCTTGGTGTATATTGTCATCATTGTAGCCAACCTGACCATCATGTTCCTGGTGAAGACTGAGTCCAATCTCCACAGTCCCATGTATTACCTGCTCTGCATCCTTGCTGGCATTGACATCATCCTCAGTAGTGTGACAATCCCCAAGATTTTAGCCATGTATTCATTTCAATCCAAGATTATATCGCTGGAGGCGTGTGTCACCCAGATGTTTTTTGTCTACTGCACAGCATTAAGTGAATCGACGCTTCTGGTGGCTATGGCCTATGACCGATATGTGGCCATTTGCCAGCCATTTAACTACCACAAGCTGAAGCTCCGTTACGTTCTGTCTGCTGTGGCCCTGATTATTTTCCTCCGAGCCATGTTGTTTGTTGCAGTGGCAGCCTTACTGACCCAAGCTACTTACTGCCGCTCCAATTTTATCCAGAATTGCTACTGCAATTATGGCTCTCTCTCCAAGCTGGCCTGCCAAGGCGTGACAGCAAGTGATGCCATCACCTACCCCCTGTCCTTCCTCATCACCTTGCCGGACAGCTCCCTCATCATCTTCTCTTACTTCAAGATTTTCAAAGTGGCCTTCCACGCCAGCCAGGGAGAAGCGCGCAGCAAAGCACTCAATACCTGCACTAGCCACTGTTGTGTCCTGATGCTGTTCTACACCAGCGCTCTCTTCGAGTTCACCATGTACCTGGTCCCCAGCATCTTCTCTTCCGAACTGCACTTTGTGGTGGCTGTCACCTTTGCTATCTTCCAACCCATCTTCAATCCCATCATCTATGGTGTGAGGACAAAGGAAATCAGGAATAGCTTCCTCAAGCTGCTGGGAAGAAGGAGAGTTACAGACGGATCATGA